The DNA window CCTGGCCTCCCTCGGGTCAGTACGACAGTTTGCCAGAGAATTCATTGCCACGGAGACCCGTCTGGACATACTTATCAACAACGCAGGTGAAAGCATCAGTTTCATTTACCCAACATGCTTTGAGAGCCTGAATTGTGTTGGTGTTGTCATCGAAGATCCTCCTTACTCTGGGTATGTTTTGATCTATAGCATGTTTTTCGTTGTCAAAGTTGTGGGCCTGATTTTTTTTGTAACCATCCGTTAAGTACTCAACCCTCTACTCCTCACAGGTATAATGCTATGTCCCAAAAGCTTCACAGTGGACGGGTTTGAGAGTCAATTTGCTGTCAATCACCTAGGTCACTTCCTATTGACCAATCTGCTCCTGGACATGCTGAAAGCTTCCACCCCCAGCCGCGTCGTCACTGTGTCTAGCATCGCACATCAAGGCGGTAAGCCCATTCTGACCAGATatttttgtaatgaaacaaatatCATCAATTGAGTTATAGCTTTATCTGGCTACCTCATTCTCTTTCAGGGAAAATCCACTATGATGACCTTAACTTTGATAAGAAGGGGTACAACTCAGTAATTGCCTACAAGCAGAGCAAACTGGCCAACCTCCTCTTCTCCAGGGAGCTGGCACGAAGGACCAAAGGTGAGGGGTTGCCTTATTACAGCTCTATTACATATTACTACTCATGTACATGTAGTTAGAAATTAGACCAATTAAAATGAATTAACCTAGTTATGTGTAGGAAATTAGGTAATATAACTAGGAGATTTTTACATTTCCACTACATATCCTGTTCAATGGCTAAATGTACTGTAATGGTAATGAACCCCAGTTAACCAATAAATGAAAATACAATACCAATGGGCCATAACTTTGTGCGGGTTCAGAAAACACCATAATAAATGCTTCAACAcatacactgttagtctacattTATTGGTTAACAATCAATGTGGATTTTACCGTAGTTATGGATGGATTTTACTGTAGTTTATGGTGGTTTAGCAATGCATGGCTAAAGATAAGGGAACTAATGTTTATTAGTGGATTCAAGCCTGTACCAGTTGGCTGAGAGGGGTGGTGTCAAGGCTTATCTTTTGTTTTTGTAATGTGCATTGGGGTGCGGAGTGATTTGAGGCCGTTGTTGCAGAGTATTCATCAGGTATCTTGGCGTTAACTGTAAAAAATAATCGGATCTATGCAATTACTGTATTTAACGATTCTTTACCTATTAATGCTGTTTTCCCCCATTCTCCCCCATCAGTAGCAGTGTTAGTATGCACAGCAAACATTATACAAACAAATCATGTTGCTTCAAAATCAGGTCATAACTGGTGTACAGTGCATTGCTCTCTGCCACATGATGTCTCTGAATGTCAACATTTTAAGGTTAGTGGCCCAATCCCCCTCACCCCACCAGGTACTGGAGTGACGTCGTATTCCCTGCACCCCGGGGTTATCCGGACAGAGCTGTGGCGCCACTCGCAGTCAAAGTACCCCACGCTGAGTTCCATGCTGTCAGCCCCCGCCTGGCTTCTGATGAAGACCCCCAGGGAGGGGGCCCAGACCACCATCTACTGCGCCGTCACTGAGGGGCTGGAGGAGAAGAGCGGCTACTACTTCAGGTACCACTTTGAGTTTAGCATCCCAGTGTGTAGAATGAATTAGCCTACATcaatctctctctttgtgtgtgtgtttgtgtgttaattGGAGGGGGATGATTTTCATTTACAGTGGGAGTgtatcttgtgtgtgtgtatgtgtatgtgatagTTAAGCATCCCATCAAAAGTATGTGTGTACAATGTGGTATATATTCTGAGTGTAgacaatatacactgaacaaaaatataaacacaacatttaaagtgttggtcccatatcatgagctgaaataaaagatcccagaaatgttccatacgcacaaatagCTTGTTTCTGTCAAATTCAGcgcaaaaatgtgtttacatcctttttagtgagcatttctcctttgccaagataatccatccacctgttaAGTGTGGTATGtcaggaagctgattaaacagcatgatcattacacaggttcaccttgtgctgtggacaatgaaaggccactctaaaatgtgcagttttgtcacacaacacaatgccacagatttctcaagttttgagggagtgtgcaattggcatgctgaatgcaggaatgtccaccagagctgttgccagataatttaatgttaatttctcttccataagccgcctccaatgttgtttaaAAGAAtatggcagtacatccaaccgacctcacaaccgcagaccacgtttaaccacagcagcccaggacctccacatcagccttcttcacctgcgggattgtctgagaccagccaccaggagAGCTGAtggaactgtgggtttgcacaactgcaACATTTCTcctcaaactgtcagaaactgtctcagggaagctcatctgcatgctcgtcgtcctcatcaGGGTCtggacctgactgcagttcgacttcataaccgacttcagtgggaaaatgctcaccttcgatagcCACTgtcatgctggagaagtgtgctcttcacggatgaatcccggtttcaacagtATCAggcattgtgtgggtgagcggtttgctgatgtcaacattgtgaacagagtgccacatggtggtggtggggttatgatatgggctGGCATATGCtgcggacaatgaacacaattgcatttaatcgatggcaattttaatgcacagagaaaCCGCAactagatcctgaggcccattgtcgtgccattcatcagccgccatcaaatcaaattgtatttgtcacatgcgccgaatacaacaggtgtagaccttacagtgaaatgcgtacttaTAAGCCTTTAACCAATaacgcagtttaaaaaaaaaaagtgttaagtagaTAAGTTAAGTATAGATaagaatagataagtaaaaaaaaatgaaataaaagtaacaaataattagagagcagcagtaaaataacaatagtgaggctatatacagggtgtaccggtacagagtcaatgtgtgggggtaccggttagtcgaggtaattgaggtaatatgtacatgtaggtagagttaaagtgaatatgcatagataataaacagagagtatcagcagtgtaaaaattagccattgaagaggagtgggacaacattccacaggcagcagcctgatcaactctatacaaAGGAGATGTATcgcgctgcatgaagcaaatggtggtcacaccagataccgactgttTTTTTTATCCACGCCCCTAAcattcttttaaggtatctgtgaccaacagatgcaaatctgtattcccagtcagttgaaattcatagattatggcctaatacatttatttcaattgactgatttctttatatgaactgtaactcagtaaaatctttgaaattgttgcatgttgcctttatatttttgttcagtgtaaataacTATGTGTTTAGGTGAGCTTTAAGTTAGGATGTGTTTGTTTCTCAGTGACTGTCAGGTAAAGGAGCCAGCTCTTGAGGGGAGAGATGATCTTGCAGCACTGAGACTATGGGGCGTTAGCGCCGGGCTAGTGGGACTCAATTAGAACAATGAACAACTCGCCTTGCAACACGGTGACACTCCCAACAGCACCTGCCAGAACCCCCCggatactgcaaaaaaatgttaaCGTTGGCTCTTAACCTTCATATCAGAAGATATCCTGTATTCTATATATATCCTGtattctacacattttctataTTCTATATTTTTTGATGTTGTATTATAATACAGTATGTTTTGATCAAacatttttttctgtattttattgtatTGAAGCTTATTCTCGTTACAATGGTCTTCATGCTGAAACTCTGTATTTTTCATGTtttcatagaaataaaaaaatgttattttgctTCAGAAGTCTTTGCGTGAGTAATAGTGTAGTTTTATGAATTATAATTTTACATCCCGTTTTTTTAATCAGTTTAGCTAAACTACCTTTAAAAAGTGTTACTTATTTTAAAGACGTAATAAATTATATGCTATTTGTACATCTCAATATTTAGCAAGGTTGTCAGAAGTTGCTTGCATGCATGACATATTTctcaaaataacaaaatatatctGTTTTATTTGAATGGTCTGCCCTTACCAAAATGGCGTCCTCGTCGTGCAACCATTGTGGGATATAACAAACACATGCTGACGTTGGATCAGTGAAATGCATGCTCAGTTTATGCTTTTGCCTGTGCTTTGCTCTATAAACTGATCGTAGATCAGTTGTTACACTCTTCAGTTGACCAATTCTTCACCCGGAAATGTAACTCGGGTTCATTTCGAAGCTGAGCTGAATATTTGTCAACAATAGACTAATTTAACATAAAACGAATTGAAGCGTTGCCTGGTGCAAGAGATCTTTAGTTCATAGAATTCGGCCTTTGGGTATTTTTCAAGATATCATTGCTAGAATTTCAGAACGTTGTCAAAATGAATGTGACACTTGCTGTCAAGCAGTATATCTCCAAAATGATAGAAAACAGCGGGCCAGGGATGAAGGTTCTGCTCATGGATAAAGAGACGGTAAGTAATGTAGCTAGAATGGTTACAATGTAGTGGTTCAAACGATCGACAGTGGTTACAATGTATCAGGTTACTTTTGTTGGTACAATACAtgcccaaaagtatgtggacacttgctcgtcagacatctcatttcaaaatcatgggcattaatatggagttggtcccccctttgctgctataacagcctccatggTGCGGGAATTTGTTTCCATTTAGccccaagagcattagtgaggtcgggcactgatgttggttgattaggcctggctggcagtcggcgttccaattcatcccgaatatgttcgatgggattgaggtcagggctctgcaggctagtcaaattcttccacaccggtCTCGACATACCATTTttgtatagacctcgctttgagcacaggggcattgtcatgttgaaacaggaaagggccaaactgttgtcacaaagatggaagcacagaatcgtctagaatgtcattgtatgctgtagcattaagattttccttcactggaactaaggggcctggcctgaaccatgaaaaacagccccagaccattattcctcctccaccaaactttacagttggcactgttaATTTGGTAGCATTCTCGTGGCATCTGTCAAagccagatttgtccgttggaatgccagatggtgaagcatgattcattactccagagaaagcatttccactgctccagagtccaatggcggccagcgttacaccactccagccgacgattggcattgcgcatggtgatctttggcttgtgtgtggctgctcggccatggaaacctatttcatgaagctcccgacgaacagttcatgtgctgatgttgcttccagaggcagtttggaactcggtatgttgcaatcgaggacaggtgatttttacgcgcaacagcactcggcggtctcgttctgtgggcttgtgtggcctaccacttcgctgctgagccattgttgctcctagacatttccacttcacaataacagcacttacaattgaccagGGCAGAAATGTAATGAACcgacttgttgggaaggtggcatcccatgacggtgccacattgaaagtcactgtgctcttcagtacgggccattctactgccaatgtttgtctattgagatttatacacctgccagcaacgggtgtggctgaaatagccgaatccacttatttgaagagatgttcacatacttttggccatgtagtgtatgtgtagtcCATCTGAGACGGACACATTGAAGGAACAGAACCTTGAATTATTCAACAATTCCTGATGGTGGAGAAAAAAAACGTGAAATCACAAAAAAGTCTCTGGACCAGTCTCTAAAATGCCATTCATATCAAAAGTAGAGATTTGGTTATAAAAAAAAGGAAACTTCTCTTTTAATAATATAGATAGGAGAACCAAGCTTTTGATAATGTCATACTGTCAGCAGCTACTCCCAGTGGAAGGTGCCAAATCTCTGGCTCATGTAGAAACAAATTTACTGCATTACAGTTGTGTTTTGTCATCATGCCTATTTGTTTGTgcttgtctcatcagaccagcaTCGTCAGTGTGGTCTACACTCAATCCGAGATCCTACAGAAGGAGGTCTACTTGTTTGAAAGAATCGACTCACAGAATCGAGACAACATGAAGCACCTCAAAGCCATCTGCTTCCTCAGGCCAACCAAGGTGCCCCAGTCACTGTATAGACATTGCAGCCAGCCTTTGCTCtgcattaaaggtccaatgcaaccattttttatttctatatcaaatcatttcttggTAACAACtgagtaccttactgtgattgttttcaattaaaattgtcaaaaagaatGTTGCTTATTGGTATATTAACTTAAATTACTGCATGGCGATGTCaacatggaaggccaaaactccattccaCCAAAACAGACTGAAATTTACAAACAGCTGTTACACTAAAAAcgattatcataattttcacaatttcacagtattatttcaacctcatagtgtggaaatataaataaaacacaggcaaatcatgtttttgactgcactgggccttttaagACTTTTTTACTTACCATCTACATATATTGTATCTACTGGATTGTGTCCATCCACAACTGTATGAATGCATATGTCAACTTCATTGTACCTATACTGAATATTGCATTGCATCCATACACTATGCACTATTTGGAGGCAAAGTACTTTAGTCATGCTCAGTTTTGGATTTGTATGACAACCtgactttctctctgtcctctttacAGGAGAATGTGGAAAATCTGATACAGGAGCTCCGGCGACCAAAGTACAGTGTCTACTTCATCTGTAAGGACTTCTGCACTGTTGTTTAAATCGTATggttctctgttctgattcttGTGCAGGTTTTTAGACAGATCAAATACAGATAAAGTGGACTTAGATGTTATGTCCCTGGCTCGTTTATATGGTTTAGACCTAAAGACTCAAAATTGATTGACATTGCGATTGACCACACATCAACATTTCATGGTGGCGGCTATTGCCCATACAGAAAAATGATATATTGACATATATTTCAACAACATGTATGTAAATTACACATATctaaatatttaaatatatacaaaaatatatggCCATATTCCAAAATTGTCTGTTTTCAAATACACTCAGTGGTCAGTTCGTTAAGTgcaccaccccgttcacgaaaataGTTTTCTTCTACGgacagtgagtcatgtggccgtggcttgctatataaagcaggcattgAGGCATTCTGTTCCGGttcgattgaacattagaatgggcaaacTATTGACCTTTTGAGTGTGGTATGATCATCGGTGCCAAGTGCACCGGTTTCTCGATCTAAGAAACGGCCGGCCTCCTAGGCTTTTCACGCATTACGGTGTCTAGGACAGGGTACTCCAACTTTTTCACGCATTACGGTGTCTAGGACAGGGTACTCCAACCTTTTCACGCATTACGGTGACTAGGACAGGGTCCTCCAACCTTTTCACGCATTACGGTGTCTAGGACAGGGTGTCCAACCTTTTCACGCATTACGGTGTCTAGGACAGGGTACTCCAACCTTTTCACGCATTACGGTGACTAGGACAGGGTCCTCCAACCTTTTCACGCATTACGGTGACTAGGACAGGGTCCTCCAACCTTTTCACGCATTACGGTGACTAGGACAGGGTACTCCAACCTTTTCACGCATTACCGTGTCTAGGACAGGGTCCTCCAACCTTTTCACGCATTACGGTGACTAGGACAGGGTCCTCCAACCTTTTCACGCATTACGGTGACTAGGACAGGGTACTCCAACCTTTTCACGCATTACGGTGACTAGGACAGGGTCCTCCAACCTTTTCACGCATTACCGTGTCTAGGACAGGGTACTCCAACCTTTTCACGCATTACCGTGTCTAGGACAGGGTACTCCAACCTTTTCACGCATTACGGTGACTAGGACAGGGTCCTCCAACCTTTTCACGCATTACCGTGTCTAGGACAGGGTACTCCAACCTTTTCACGCATTACCGTGTCTAGGACAGGGTACTCCAACCTTTTCACGCATTACGGTGACTAGGACAGGGTCCTCCAACCTTTTCACGCATTACCGTGTCTAGGACAGGGtactccaaccttttctagctTTAGagctacttaaaaaaaatatatacatgtggTGAGCTCCACATTTTCtctagctttcaaataggcacattcttctcttctcccctgcaactcttccccgggtacttagtgcactactttctcttgtacactatgttttctgtcaatatacctcAAAAgaatggttaataaacaactctaAGGGGGGGGCCTATAAAATTTCCTCCAAATTAGGTTCTCAGTTACATTTTTCCTGGTTTTAGATTTAATCTTAAAATTACAATTTTTCCTAGAGGAAAAAACTAAATTGGATGTTAtgagtccatgtcaatgcttaaatcacatcagaagaCACATTTTATTTAGGTCTGGAAGAAAACATTAAGATTCgagtgtaattcccctttaattgtgCATCTAGCGAGTGAGGAATGTGCGTCTAATACGCCGGCCTAGCgatggttctgtactgctgctgctcatttcatggcaaagtttTCAAACAATAGATACAAATTATATACATAATATACAGTGTCACTAACTAGAAAGCTAGCTAGGAGGCGGGTGTGAGCGGTAGACTGTGTCCTTTGCCCCCCACCTGTCGGGTACTGTTTTCCAGCAGTTTTGTTAACTTCAGTGAGGGCAGGTGGGAGCGAAAAACACTGTCTACTGATAGCTAGGAAGGAGGAGTCTGGTAAGGCAGGGGCGAAAAAACTCAGATAATTCTTTAAACCCACCTCAGTggcaagtattgtggtggcagcatcatgttatgggtatgcttgtcatcagcagggactggtgaatttgtcaggatcaaaagaaATATGAAAGGAGTTAAGCCCGGGAAAAAAAGTTAAAGGAAAACCTAACCCTGCGAAAGTTTTATTTTTCAGCGAGACAATTTAAcaccaaagacacaccagaatggctttccaagaggtgttgagtgttcctgaatggtctagtctcagtcctgacttaaatctgctcAAAAAAATCGGAGACACGGTTTAAATAT is part of the Salmo trutta chromosome 34, fSalTru1.1, whole genome shotgun sequence genome and encodes:
- the LOC115173610 gene encoding retinol dehydrogenase 12-like, whose protein sequence is MWKELKKNQLVKYGAVTTVSTISYVLLRKWIAGGICRSRAKLHGRTVVITGANTGIGKETAWDMAMRGARVIMACRDLTRGEAAATEIRSSTGNTNVVVQQLNLASLGSVRQFAREFIATETRLDILINNAGIMLCPKSFTVDGFESQFAVNHLGHFLLTNLLLDMLKASTPSRVVTVSSIAHQGGKIHYDDLNFDKKGYNSVIAYKQSKLANLLFSRELARRTKGTGVTSYSLHPGVIRTELWRHSQSKYPTLSSMLSAPAWLLMKTPREGAQTTIYCAVTEGLEEKSGYYFSDCQVKEPALEGRDDLAALRLWGVSAGLVGLN